From the genome of Vicia villosa cultivar HV-30 ecotype Madison, WI linkage group LG2, Vvil1.0, whole genome shotgun sequence, one region includes:
- the LOC131648798 gene encoding uncharacterized protein LOC131648798 has translation MDSVERSGNIEWEGKMTKKKEKGVLLEGFVDENLSRTKSLTDEDLDELKGCLDLGFGFSYDEIPELCNTLPALELCYSMSDSGSSFANWKISSPGDSPEDVKARLKYWAQAVACTVKLCS, from the coding sequence ATGGATAGTGTTGAAAGAAGTGGAAACATTGAATGGGAAGGAAAGATGACAAAGAAGAAGGAGAAAGGAGTCTTGTTAGAAGGCTTCGTAGATGAAAATCTTTCCAGGACGAAGAGCTTAACCGATGAAGATCTTGACGAGTTGAAAGGATGCTTAGATCTAGGATTCGGATTCAGTTACGATGAGATTCCGGAACTATGCAACACACTTCCGGCGCTAGAGTTATGCTATTCGATGTCGGATTCTGGTTCGTCGTTTGCGAATTGGAAGATCTCGAGTCCAGGTGATAGTCCTGAAGATGTTAAAGCTAGGTTGAAATACTGGGCGCAGGCGGTTGCTTGTACGGTTAAACTTTGTAGCTAG